One Janthinobacterium sp. TB1-E2 genomic region harbors:
- the corA gene encoding magnesium/cobalt transporter CorA, producing the protein MLINCVAYQDGKKLADLPIDDISDYVERPDCFVWVALLDATPDELKQMQHEFCLHELAVEDAQRGHQRPKIEEYGDSLFAVVKTVEMVENELVLGEVDIFVGANYVLSSRSNSSQGFLGVRARAEREPHLLRQGSAFVLYALMDAVVDRYFPVLDALESELELIEDRIFDRGTERDNIERLYQLKRKVMVLRHVVAPLMEAVGKLHGGRVPPLCHDTQEYFRDVHDHLARINGTLDTIRDTISTAIQVNLSMVAIDESEVNKQLAAWAAIFAVFTAFAGIWGMNFKFMPELDWHYGYPAAVAVMSCVCGYMYYLFKRSGWL; encoded by the coding sequence ATGCTGATTAACTGCGTGGCCTACCAGGATGGCAAAAAACTGGCCGACTTGCCGATCGACGATATCAGCGATTACGTCGAGCGCCCCGATTGTTTCGTCTGGGTCGCCCTGCTCGACGCCACGCCGGACGAGCTGAAACAGATGCAGCACGAGTTTTGCCTGCACGAACTGGCCGTGGAAGACGCGCAGCGGGGCCACCAGCGTCCGAAGATCGAGGAATATGGCGACTCCCTGTTCGCCGTCGTGAAAACCGTGGAAATGGTCGAGAACGAACTGGTGCTGGGCGAAGTCGACATTTTTGTCGGCGCCAATTATGTGCTCTCGTCGCGCAGCAACAGCTCGCAAGGTTTCCTCGGCGTGCGTGCGCGCGCCGAGCGCGAGCCGCATCTGCTGCGCCAGGGTTCGGCCTTCGTGCTGTACGCGTTGATGGACGCCGTCGTCGACCGGTACTTTCCCGTGCTCGACGCGCTCGAATCGGAACTGGAATTGATCGAGGATCGCATCTTCGACCGTGGCACCGAGCGCGACAATATCGAACGGCTGTATCAATTGAAACGCAAGGTCATGGTCTTGCGCCACGTGGTCGCGCCCCTGATGGAAGCGGTGGGCAAGCTGCACGGCGGAAGGGTGCCGCCGCTGTGCCACGATACCCAGGAGTATTTCCGCGACGTGCACGACCATCTGGCGCGCATCAACGGCACGCTCGACACCATCCGCGACACCATCAGCACGGCGATCCAGGTGAATCTGTCGATGGTCGCCATCGATGAGAGCGAAGTGAACAAGCAGTTGGCGGCCTGGGCCGCCATCTTCGCCGTATTTACCGCGTTTGCCGGTATCTGGGGCATGAATTTCAAGTTCATGCCGGAACTGGACTGGCATTATGGTTATCCGGCCGCCGTGGCAGTGATGAGCTGTGTCTGCGGTTATATGTATTACTTGTTCAAGCGTTCCGGCTGGTTATAA
- the ntrC gene encoding nitrogen regulation protein NR(I): protein MKPIWIVDDDESIRWVLEKALARENLATKSFANARDAIAALEFDTPQVLVSDIRMPGASGLELLQTVKSRFPGLPVIIITAFSDLDSAVAAFQGGAFEYLAKPFDIDKAVELIRRALEESLRETSVESGPSETPEILGQAPAMQEVFRAIGRLSQSNVTVLITGESGSGKELVARALHKHSPRAAQPFIALNTAAIPKDLLESELFGHERGAFTGAQTTRRGRFEQAENGTLFLDEIGDMPFDLQTRLLRVLSDGHFYRVGGHQPMKANVRVITATHQNLEQRVRDGLFREDLYHRLNVIRLRLPSLRERREDIPILVRHFLVQSARQLGVEAKRMSEPTMQFLSSLDLPGNVRQLENLCNWITVMAPGQTVEIKDLPLELTQGQGDGAATAAAGEAAPAAVAHPHGGQVFEAVAPANGAPPGWIGLLELQAAGMLGAGQQEVMAVLGRQFESALIKTALKHTHGRKNDAAVRLGIGRNTITRKISELGIDGAKDD from the coding sequence ATGAAGCCAATCTGGATAGTTGACGACGACGAATCAATCCGCTGGGTGCTGGAAAAAGCCCTGGCGCGGGAAAATCTCGCCACCAAGAGTTTTGCCAATGCGCGCGACGCCATCGCCGCGCTGGAATTTGACACGCCGCAAGTGCTCGTGTCCGATATCCGCATGCCGGGCGCGTCCGGCCTGGAATTGCTGCAGACGGTCAAGTCGCGCTTTCCCGGCTTGCCGGTCATCATCATCACGGCCTTTTCCGACCTCGATTCGGCCGTCGCGGCCTTCCAGGGCGGCGCCTTCGAATACCTGGCCAAGCCCTTCGATATCGACAAGGCTGTCGAGCTGATCCGGCGCGCGCTGGAAGAGAGCCTGCGCGAAACGAGCGTTGAATCGGGCCCGTCCGAAACCCCGGAAATCCTCGGCCAGGCGCCGGCCATGCAGGAAGTCTTCCGCGCCATCGGCCGGTTGTCGCAATCGAACGTGACGGTGCTGATCACGGGCGAATCCGGTTCCGGCAAGGAGCTTGTGGCGCGCGCGCTGCACAAGCACAGCCCGCGCGCGGCGCAGCCGTTCATTGCCCTCAACACGGCGGCGATACCGAAGGATTTGCTCGAATCCGAACTGTTCGGCCACGAACGCGGCGCCTTTACGGGCGCGCAGACGACGCGCCGGGGCCGCTTCGAGCAGGCCGAGAACGGCACCTTGTTCCTCGATGAAATCGGCGACATGCCGTTCGACCTGCAGACGCGTTTGCTGCGCGTGTTGTCCGACGGCCATTTCTATCGCGTCGGCGGCCATCAGCCGATGAAGGCGAACGTGCGCGTCATTACGGCCACGCACCAGAACCTCGAGCAGCGCGTGCGCGACGGCCTGTTCCGCGAAGACTTGTATCACCGCCTGAACGTGATCCGTTTGCGCCTGCCCAGTTTGAGGGAGCGGCGCGAGGATATCCCCATCCTGGTGCGCCACTTTCTGGTGCAAAGCGCACGCCAGCTGGGCGTCGAAGCCAAACGCATGAGCGAACCGACGATGCAGTTCTTGAGCAGCCTCGATTTGCCCGGCAATGTGCGCCAGCTGGAAAATCTGTGCAACTGGATCACCGTCATGGCGCCGGGCCAGACGGTGGAAATCAAGGATTTGCCGCTGGAATTGACGCAGGGGCAGGGCGATGGCGCGGCCACTGCGGCGGCGGGCGAAGCTGCGCCAGCAGCCGTTGCCCACCCGCACGGCGGCCAGGTCTTTGAAGCCGTCGCGCCCGCCAACGGCGCGCCGCCGGGCTGGATCGGCTTGCTGGAATTGCAGGCGGCCGGCATGCTGGGCGCGGGGCAACAGGAAGTCATGGCCGTGCTGGGGCGCCAGTTCGAGTCGGCCCTGATCAAGACGGCGCTCAAGCATACGCACGGGCGCAAGAACGACGCTGCCGTGCGCCTGGGCATCGGCCGCAACACCATCACCCGCAAGATCTCCGAACTGGGCATCGACGGCGCCAAGGACGACTGA
- a CDS encoding type II toxin-antitoxin system RelE/ParE family toxin: MDASGLRQMTLLFYANGNGGEPVRDWLKSLPIEERHVIGQDLMHAQWRWPVGMPLCRHLGQGLSEVRSSLPGNPGNRFARVLICHHGDCLVALHGFLKKTRATPDDDLALARKRYKELT; this comes from the coding sequence ATGGATGCTTCCGGCTTGCGCCAAATGACCCTGCTGTTCTATGCGAATGGCAATGGCGGCGAACCCGTGCGAGACTGGCTCAAGTCCTTGCCCATCGAAGAGCGCCATGTGATCGGACAAGACTTGATGCATGCGCAGTGGCGCTGGCCCGTGGGCATGCCCCTGTGCCGCCATTTGGGGCAAGGATTGTCGGAAGTACGCAGCAGCCTGCCCGGCAACCCCGGCAACCGTTTCGCCCGCGTACTGATCTGCCATCATGGCGACTGCCTGGTGGCGCTGCACGGCTTTCTCAAGAAAACCCGCGCCACGCCCGATGACGACCTGGCGCTGGCCCGCAAACGCTACAAGGAACTGACATGA
- the glnL gene encoding nitrogen regulation protein NR(II): protein MTLDNHSSRPAHLAGLDLLASAVILLDGDGRISYANAAAENLLESSLKALSRQKLTALFLNPDELAGICAQALEHKFSDLRQDLTLERLGREPLRVHSIISALDAPRDGVLIELRENVQQLKLDREERILDQSQVNKELIRNLAHEIKNPLGGIRGAAQLLELELPALHLSELREYTQVIIKEADRLQTLVDRLLAPHRRPHIVGDVNIHEVCERVRSLILAEFPSGLTISRDYDASIPEFRGDKEQLIQTVLNIAHNAAQALAERIEAGDAELIFKTRVARQVTLAKVRYNLALDLHIIDNGPGIAPQIRDRIFYPLVSGREGGSGLGLTLAQTFVQQHLGVIECESRPGYTDFRIVLPLP from the coding sequence ATGACACTAGACAACCATTCCAGCCGCCCGGCCCATCTGGCCGGCCTTGATTTGCTGGCCTCGGCCGTGATCCTGCTCGACGGCGATGGCCGCATCAGCTATGCCAACGCGGCGGCGGAAAACCTGCTGGAAAGTTCATTGAAGGCCTTGTCGCGGCAAAAGCTGACGGCGCTGTTCTTGAATCCCGACGAGCTGGCCGGCATTTGCGCGCAGGCGCTCGAGCATAAATTTTCCGACTTGCGCCAGGACCTGACTCTGGAGCGCCTGGGGCGCGAGCCGCTGCGCGTGCACAGCATCATCAGCGCGCTCGACGCGCCGCGCGACGGCGTGCTGATCGAGCTGCGCGAAAACGTGCAGCAGCTCAAACTCGACCGCGAGGAGCGCATCCTCGACCAGAGCCAGGTCAACAAGGAGCTGATCCGCAACCTGGCGCATGAAATCAAGAACCCGCTGGGCGGCATCCGCGGCGCGGCCCAGCTGCTGGAGCTGGAATTGCCGGCCCTGCACCTGAGCGAGCTGCGCGAGTACACGCAAGTCATCATCAAGGAAGCGGACCGCCTGCAAACCCTGGTCGACCGTTTGCTGGCGCCGCACCGCCGCCCGCATATCGTCGGCGACGTGAATATCCACGAAGTGTGCGAGCGGGTACGCAGCCTGATCCTGGCCGAGTTCCCCAGCGGCCTGACCATTTCGCGCGATTACGATGCTTCGATTCCCGAGTTTCGCGGCGACAAGGAGCAGCTGATACAGACCGTGCTCAACATCGCGCACAACGCGGCGCAAGCGCTGGCAGAACGTATCGAGGCGGGCGATGCGGAGCTCATTTTCAAGACGCGCGTGGCGCGCCAAGTGACCCTGGCCAAGGTCCGCTACAACCTGGCATTAGACTTGCATATCATTGACAATGGACCGGGCATCGCACCCCAGATCCGCGACCGGATTTTCTACCCGCTGGTGTCGGGCAGGGAAGGCGGCAGCGGGCTGGGGCTGACCTTGGCGCAAACCTTCGTGCAACAGCACCTGGGCGTGATCGAGTGCGAAAGCCGGCCTGGATACACCGATTTCAGGATCGTTCTACCCTTGCCATAA
- a CDS encoding GAF domain-containing sensor histidine kinase, whose product MSIPLFDVNSQEPLFDPEQRRTLAEAALRSITASTAHARGDDFLRILVKDLAEALDVHYVIAGRLVRMDDGSEGIRTLALWGGGDYQPNIEYSLQHTPCQDVTCQSMCFHGSDIQRRFPLDTLLVDMHAESYVGMPLIDTDGKTLGILSAIDTRPIDENKRLLALLLLSIFSARGAAELQHQERTQQLEEIVRVRTESLVAAQANLIEQEQMAALGSLVAGVSHEVNTPIGVALTAASSMGSYADQLVQLLGGAKVSRAELIDIAESLKGAAALIERNLARAADLIGNFKQLAVDQVSEYVADLALHDYVHGLVSAHSPELRKAALGVELDIAPDCQVRLAAGKLSQILSNLLMNSARHGYPQGGPGRITIRARIEADGDGADARWLLLDFSDDGIGLAPAVREHMFEPFFTTKRGQGGSGLGMHIVYTIVQQLGGQVCAIDCTPGCHIQIRLPLAN is encoded by the coding sequence ATGAGTATTCCGTTGTTTGATGTGAATTCGCAAGAACCCCTGTTCGATCCCGAGCAGCGGCGCACCCTGGCGGAGGCGGCCCTGCGCTCGATCACCGCGTCGACGGCGCACGCCCGTGGCGACGATTTCCTGCGTATCCTCGTCAAGGACCTGGCCGAAGCGCTCGACGTGCACTATGTGATCGCCGGTCGGCTGGTGCGCATGGACGATGGCAGCGAAGGCATCCGCACCCTGGCCCTGTGGGGCGGCGGCGACTACCAGCCGAATATCGAATACAGCCTGCAGCACACGCCTTGCCAGGACGTGACCTGCCAGAGCATGTGTTTTCACGGCAGTGATATCCAGCGTCGCTTTCCACTTGATACCCTCCTGGTCGACATGCATGCGGAAAGCTATGTCGGCATGCCGCTGATCGATACCGATGGCAAGACCCTGGGCATCCTGTCGGCCATCGACACGCGTCCCATCGATGAAAACAAGCGCTTGCTGGCCTTGCTGCTGCTGTCGATCTTCTCGGCGCGCGGCGCGGCCGAGCTGCAGCACCAGGAGCGCACCCAGCAGCTGGAAGAAATCGTGCGTGTGCGCACCGAGTCGCTGGTGGCGGCGCAGGCGAACCTGATCGAGCAGGAACAGATGGCGGCCCTCGGTTCGCTCGTGGCCGGTGTCTCGCATGAAGTCAACACGCCGATCGGCGTGGCGCTGACGGCGGCGTCGAGCATGGGCAGCTATGCCGACCAGCTGGTGCAACTGCTGGGCGGCGCCAAGGTCAGCCGCGCTGAACTGATCGACATTGCCGAATCCCTGAAAGGCGCGGCCGCCCTGATCGAACGCAACCTGGCGCGTGCGGCCGACCTGATCGGCAATTTCAAGCAGCTGGCCGTGGACCAGGTCAGCGAATACGTGGCCGACCTGGCGCTGCACGATTATGTGCACGGCCTGGTGTCGGCGCACAGCCCGGAACTGCGCAAGGCTGCGCTGGGCGTGGAACTCGATATCGCTCCCGATTGCCAGGTGCGCCTGGCGGCCGGCAAGCTGTCGCAAATCCTTTCGAACCTCTTAATGAACAGCGCGCGCCACGGCTATCCGCAGGGCGGCCCGGGCCGCATCACGATCCGCGCGCGCATCGAGGCGGACGGCGATGGCGCCGATGCGCGCTGGCTGCTGCTGGACTTTTCCGACGACGGCATCGGCCTGGCGCCGGCCGTGCGCGAACACATGTTTGAACCGTTTTTCACCACCAAGCGTGGCCAGGGCGGCTCCGGCCTGGGCATGCACATCGTCTACACCATCGTGCAGCAACTGGGCGGCCAGGTGTGCGCCATCGACTGCACTCCCGGCTGTCATATACAAATCAGGCTGCCGCTGGCCAACTGA
- a CDS encoding XRE family transcriptional regulator, protein MNATAPHLGSSLDDFLKEEGIFEQTQNRAIKEVIAWQLTQAMQEQAMSKTRMAALLQTSRSQLDRLLDPSSDVTLSTLERAAALVGRKLSITLI, encoded by the coding sequence ATGAACGCCACCGCTCCCCACCTCGGCAGCAGTCTCGACGACTTCCTCAAGGAAGAAGGCATTTTCGAGCAAACGCAAAACCGTGCCATCAAGGAAGTGATCGCCTGGCAACTGACGCAGGCGATGCAGGAACAAGCGATGTCGAAGACGCGCATGGCGGCCCTGCTGCAGACGAGCCGCTCGCAGCTCGACCGCCTGCTCGACCCCAGCAGCGACGTAACCCTGTCGACCCTGGAGCGAGCCGCCGCGCTGGTTGGACGCAAGCTGTCGATCACCCTCATTTAG
- a CDS encoding TonB-dependent receptor plug domain-containing protein, translated as MSVVSQSAIAQDAQGADAQIQRVEVTGSSIKRIAAEGALPVTVLTAEAIRTSGATSVTDLVKKLSSAQGATSESSSVGGSTFGFSGISVHNVGETRTLVLLNGKRLAQFGGQTLTGFAAGFDLNSIPISAIERVELLTDGASALYGADAIAGVVNFITKHDTTIGDVTIGYSAPKNGAREKRLSATKGFGNLDEDGYNVVLTFGHDERDKLASVDRKFANTGKVQFSANGKRYQKQQFSASPIPANATDDNGQLISPYQKANGSCPEKTFRVIEPYNDGSGLVDDYCGYDFTKDLEIYPERKRDNFMASGTFKLAGQEVYADVLLSRTKQTSRIAPVPGAIAVDAGTPLHDKYLVPAGITGDSTAFYRLFDMGQRTSKDTADFASVVVGTRGILAGWDYNAAYNFSESRVKGSISGYPGAIAVNNLTSSGLLDPFVGPGKQSPAAQEAIKSAAYSGYWDGGTSRLQTINLNGSTELRRLPGGAMMLGMGVNINREEFSAKPSPFAQGILADPVKGTLCGGTTGLECDQRFGDAASSQPYSASRTSKGIFGEVIAPVLKELELGAALRFDEFSDFGGATTAKASFKWTPAPTLLIRGSVGNGFHAPTVPQVNALQRGYGVTSDKYTCSPALQAIATRLNAQCQPGNRQYDQLAGGNRELQPEKSKQATIGFRYEPISAITLGADLWHVQIRDSFGQLTEQLVFANPANFPKSWGVNKDVGTGTTYLAFLADNQNLGKSFATGVDIDVSARYRSGIGLFTSQLNATQMLREDVQLERNGRYYSALGNFADLGSVTFRTRGQWTNTLKTGNWSNSLTVNFLSGYKDQETSVDVLDASGAVTGQEKIRMQVGFYSTLDWQTVWTPSKSWVLTAGLLNLTDKSPPFVPSTAGANRGQQFGYDDRYYDPRGRTGYLNASYKF; from the coding sequence ATGTCAGTTGTTTCGCAGTCCGCGATTGCACAAGATGCGCAGGGCGCCGATGCGCAAATCCAGCGCGTTGAAGTCACCGGCTCGTCGATCAAACGGATCGCCGCCGAAGGCGCTTTGCCGGTCACCGTCCTGACCGCTGAAGCCATCCGCACATCGGGCGCCACCTCGGTCACCGATCTGGTCAAGAAACTCTCTTCCGCCCAGGGCGCCACCAGTGAAAGCTCCTCGGTTGGCGGCAGCACCTTCGGTTTTTCCGGTATTTCCGTGCATAACGTGGGTGAGACGCGTACGCTCGTCTTGCTGAACGGTAAACGCCTGGCCCAGTTCGGCGGCCAGACGCTGACGGGTTTCGCCGCTGGCTTCGACTTGAACTCGATCCCTATCTCGGCAATTGAACGCGTGGAACTGCTGACCGATGGTGCCTCCGCCCTGTACGGTGCCGATGCCATCGCCGGCGTGGTCAACTTCATTACCAAGCACGATACGACGATCGGTGATGTGACCATCGGCTATTCCGCACCCAAAAACGGTGCGCGTGAAAAACGCCTCAGCGCCACCAAGGGCTTTGGCAATCTGGACGAAGATGGCTACAACGTGGTGCTGACCTTTGGCCACGATGAGCGCGACAAGCTCGCTTCCGTCGACCGCAAGTTCGCCAACACGGGCAAGGTGCAATTCTCGGCCAATGGCAAGCGCTATCAGAAGCAGCAGTTTTCGGCCAGCCCGATTCCTGCCAATGCCACCGATGACAATGGCCAGCTGATCAGCCCTTACCAGAAGGCCAACGGTTCCTGCCCGGAAAAGACGTTCCGCGTGATCGAACCGTATAACGATGGCAGCGGCCTGGTCGATGACTATTGCGGCTATGACTTTACCAAGGACCTGGAAATCTATCCGGAACGCAAACGCGACAACTTCATGGCGTCGGGCACCTTCAAGCTCGCCGGCCAGGAAGTGTATGCGGACGTATTGCTGTCACGCACCAAACAGACTTCGCGTATCGCTCCCGTACCTGGCGCGATCGCCGTCGATGCGGGCACGCCGCTGCATGACAAGTATTTGGTGCCAGCGGGTATCACCGGCGATAGCACGGCGTTCTACCGCTTGTTCGACATGGGCCAGCGTACCTCGAAAGATACGGCAGATTTTGCCAGTGTGGTGGTCGGCACGCGCGGCATTCTGGCCGGCTGGGACTATAACGCAGCCTATAACTTCTCCGAAAGCCGCGTAAAAGGCAGTATTTCCGGTTATCCTGGCGCCATTGCCGTCAATAACCTCACGTCGAGCGGCTTGCTCGATCCCTTCGTCGGCCCGGGCAAGCAGTCCCCTGCGGCACAGGAAGCGATCAAGTCGGCCGCGTACTCCGGTTACTGGGACGGCGGCACTTCGCGCCTGCAGACGATTAACCTGAATGGCTCGACGGAACTGCGCCGACTGCCTGGCGGCGCAATGATGCTGGGCATGGGCGTGAACATCAACCGCGAGGAATTCTCCGCCAAGCCAAGTCCGTTTGCGCAAGGCATCCTGGCCGATCCCGTGAAGGGCACCTTGTGCGGCGGCACGACGGGGCTGGAATGCGACCAGCGTTTCGGCGACGCGGCCAGCAGCCAGCCGTACAGCGCCAGCCGTACGTCGAAGGGCATTTTTGGCGAAGTCATCGCGCCTGTGCTGAAAGAGCTGGAATTGGGCGCCGCCTTGCGTTTCGATGAATTCTCGGACTTTGGTGGTGCAACCACGGCCAAGGCCAGCTTCAAGTGGACGCCGGCACCTACCTTGCTGATTCGCGGTTCGGTCGGCAATGGTTTCCATGCGCCGACAGTGCCACAAGTCAACGCCTTGCAGCGCGGCTACGGCGTCACTAGCGACAAGTACACGTGCTCGCCAGCCTTGCAGGCAATCGCCACGCGTCTCAATGCGCAATGCCAGCCAGGCAACCGCCAGTACGACCAGCTGGCCGGCGGCAACCGCGAATTGCAGCCTGAGAAATCGAAACAGGCAACCATCGGCTTCCGTTACGAGCCGATCAGCGCCATCACCCTGGGCGCCGACCTGTGGCATGTGCAGATCCGCGATTCCTTCGGCCAACTGACCGAACAGCTGGTATTTGCCAATCCGGCCAACTTCCCGAAATCCTGGGGCGTCAACAAGGACGTGGGCACGGGGACTACCTACCTGGCCTTCCTGGCTGACAACCAGAACTTGGGCAAGTCGTTTGCCACCGGTGTCGATATCGATGTCAGCGCCCGTTACCGCTCCGGCATCGGCCTGTTCACGTCGCAGCTGAACGCGACGCAGATGCTGCGCGAGGACGTGCAGCTGGAACGCAATGGCAGGTATTATTCGGCGCTGGGCAACTTCGCCGATCTGGGCTCGGTGACGTTCCGCACACGCGGCCAGTGGACGAACACCCTGAAAACGGGCAATTGGTCCAACTCGCTGACCGTCAACTTCCTGTCCGGCTACAAGGACCAGGAAACGTCGGTCGACGTGCTGGACGCGTCGGGCGCCGTGACGGGCCAGGAAAAGATCCGCATGCAGGTGGGTTTCTATTCGACCCTCGACTGGCAAACGGTATGGACCCCAAGCAAGAGCTGGGTCCTGACCGCCGGCCTGCTGAACCTGACCGACAAGAGCCCGCCATTCGTGCCATCGACGGCCGGCGCGAACCGCGGCCAGCAATTCGGCTATGACGACCGCTACTACGATCCGCGCGGCCGTACGGGCTACCTGAATGCTTCGTACAAGTTTTAA
- the glnA gene encoding type I glutamate--ammonia ligase gives MAMTAAEVLKMVEENEVKFVDFRFADTRGKEQHVTVPVSHFDMDKFESGHAFDGSSIAGWKGIEASDMILLPDPNTANIDPFMEETTLFMQCDVIEPSDGKGYDRDPRSIAKRAEAYLKSSGMGDTAYFGPEPEFFIFDSVRWKIDMSGCFVKIGSDEGSWSTGKDIEGGNSGHRPTVKGGYFPVPPVDSFQDMRSEMCLILESLGIPVEVHHHEVAGAGQNEIGTKFSTLVERADWTQNLKYVVWNVAHSYGKTATFMPKPIVGDNGSGMHVHQSVWKDGKNLFAGDGYAGLSDFALYYIGGIIKHAKALNAITNPGTNSYKRLVPGYEAPVKLAYSAKNRSASIRIPHVANPKGRRVEARFPDPLANPYLCFAALLMAGLDGVANKIHPGEAASKDLYHLPPEEDALIPTVCASLEEALDALDKDREFLTRGGVFSDSMIDAYLELKMQDVQRMRMTTHPAEFDMYYSL, from the coding sequence ATGGCAATGACAGCCGCAGAAGTCTTGAAGATGGTAGAAGAAAACGAAGTCAAATTCGTTGATTTCCGCTTTGCTGATACCCGTGGTAAAGAGCAGCACGTGACGGTTCCCGTGTCGCACTTCGACATGGACAAATTCGAGTCGGGCCACGCCTTTGACGGTTCTTCGATCGCAGGCTGGAAAGGCATTGAAGCGTCCGACATGATCTTGCTGCCGGATCCAAACACGGCCAATATCGACCCGTTCATGGAAGAAACGACCCTGTTCATGCAGTGCGACGTGATCGAACCGTCGGACGGCAAGGGCTACGACCGCGACCCGCGCTCGATCGCGAAACGCGCCGAAGCCTACCTGAAATCGTCGGGCATGGGCGACACCGCCTACTTCGGCCCTGAACCAGAATTCTTCATCTTCGACAGCGTGCGCTGGAAGATCGACATGTCGGGCTGCTTCGTCAAGATCGGTTCGGACGAAGGTTCGTGGTCGACCGGCAAGGACATCGAAGGCGGCAACAGCGGCCACCGTCCTACCGTCAAGGGCGGCTATTTCCCCGTGCCACCAGTGGACAGCTTCCAGGACATGCGTTCGGAAATGTGCCTGATTCTGGAATCGCTGGGCATCCCGGTTGAGGTACATCATCACGAAGTGGCCGGCGCCGGCCAGAATGAAATCGGCACCAAGTTCTCGACCCTGGTCGAGCGCGCCGACTGGACGCAAAACCTGAAATACGTGGTGTGGAACGTGGCGCACAGCTATGGCAAGACCGCCACCTTCATGCCGAAACCTATCGTTGGCGACAACGGTTCGGGCATGCACGTGCATCAATCCGTATGGAAAGATGGCAAAAACCTGTTCGCTGGCGACGGCTATGCTGGCCTGTCCGATTTCGCCCTGTACTACATCGGCGGCATCATCAAGCACGCCAAGGCACTGAACGCGATCACCAACCCGGGCACCAACTCGTACAAGCGTCTGGTACCAGGCTACGAAGCTCCAGTGAAACTGGCGTACTCGGCGAAAAACCGTTCCGCCTCGATCCGTATCCCGCACGTGGCCAATCCAAAAGGCCGCCGCGTCGAAGCGCGCTTCCCGGATCCACTGGCGAACCCGTACCTGTGCTTCGCCGCACTGCTGATGGCTGGCCTGGACGGCGTTGCCAACAAGATCCATCCGGGCGAAGCCGCCTCGAAAGATCTGTACCATCTGCCGCCGGAAGAAGACGCACTGATCCCGACCGTGTGCGCTTCGCTGGAAGAAGCCCTGGACGCACTGGACAAGGACCGCGAGTTCCTGACCCGTGGTGGCGTATTCAGCGATTCGATGATCGATGCTTACCTGGAACTGAAAATGCAGGACGTACAGCGCATGCGCATGACCACGCATCCTGCCGAGTTCGACATGTACTACTCGCTGTAA
- a CDS encoding rhodanese-like domain-containing protein produces MTTAADILTTARSRANEGTPYAGAVTPQEAYDLLQGDPAVKLIDVRTNAERDWVGRVDIADTQHGAVQWATYPGGVPNPDFLAQLAAQAGKDEVLLFLCRSGVRSRHAAKLATEHGYLHCFDILEGFEGDKDADGHRKQIGGWCKAGLPWLGA; encoded by the coding sequence ATGACCACCGCCGCCGACATCCTGACCACCGCCCGCAGCCGGGCCAATGAAGGTACGCCGTATGCCGGCGCCGTCACGCCGCAGGAAGCGTATGACTTGCTGCAGGGCGATCCCGCCGTCAAGCTCATCGATGTGCGCACGAATGCCGAGCGCGACTGGGTGGGGCGGGTCGACATCGCCGATACCCAGCATGGTGCGGTGCAGTGGGCCACCTACCCCGGTGGCGTGCCGAATCCCGATTTCCTCGCGCAACTGGCCGCCCAGGCCGGCAAGGACGAGGTGCTGCTGTTCCTGTGCCGCTCCGGCGTGCGTTCGCGCCATGCCGCCAAGCTGGCGACCGAGCACGGCTACCTGCACTGCTTCGACATCCTCGAAGGCTTCGAGGGCGACAAGGATGCCGACGGCCACCGCAAGCAGATCGGCGGCTGGTGCAAGGCGGGGTTGCCTTGGCTGGGTGCCTGA
- a CDS encoding DUF4124 domain-containing protein: MAGLLGAAAQAHGQLYVCADAQGHKTYTDKRAGTHCQLLDLPGAMTEPPRKTAPLAGAPSRPATQAAATAAPAAGAFPKVDGAEQRARDLDRRQILQDELRSEEQKLAAQRLEFNGGQPERQGNERNYAKYQERVAQLKDNISRTQQNVEALKREIANIR, encoded by the coding sequence ATGGCAGGATTGCTGGGCGCGGCGGCACAGGCGCACGGGCAGCTGTATGTGTGCGCCGATGCACAAGGACACAAGACGTACACGGACAAGCGGGCTGGCACGCATTGCCAGCTGCTCGATTTGCCGGGCGCCATGACGGAGCCGCCACGCAAGACGGCGCCGCTGGCCGGCGCGCCGTCCCGGCCCGCCACGCAGGCGGCGGCCACGGCAGCACCTGCCGCAGGCGCGTTTCCCAAAGTCGATGGCGCCGAGCAGCGCGCGCGCGACCTGGACCGGCGCCAGATCCTGCAGGACGAATTGCGCAGCGAAGAGCAGAAGCTGGCGGCGCAGCGCCTGGAGTTCAACGGCGGCCAGCCCGAGCGCCAGGGCAATGAGCGCAATTACGCGAAATACCAGGAACGAGTGGCGCAGTTGAAGGACAACATTAGCCGGACACAGCAGAACGTCGAGGCCCTGAAACGCGAGATCGCGAATATTCGGTAA